Within the Maridesulfovibrio zosterae DSM 11974 genome, the region CTCTTCGCCGAGCATTTCCATTGCCAGAAAGAAGGGAGTAAGCGGTTCCAGAGTAAGATCAAAGGTGTCAGAAAAATGGTCTGTGAAGAGATCCATAACTTTGGAGTTGGTCGCTGCAAGGTAAATTCTGTTTTCAGGAACATTCCATACTACATCAAATACTGCTGGTATTGGCAGGCTTCGTGCCCGCAGTTTAAGGGTAACTTGTTCCTTGATTTCTCTTTTACGATCTCTGGATATGAAATTTTTACCTTCTTTCTTAGCTTCGGCAAGCTCATGGTTGAGAGATATCTGTAAATGTTTTTTCAGAACCGCCGGCTGTATTCTGCGTGTATCCAGACGGAGAGAAAACGTGAAGTATTGGGCCTTTTCAGGAGGCGAAACAGCCCATTTGTCATCAAGCATATCATCCATGTTTACCCAGCCGAAGGAGCGTTCCTCGGCGGTATGGTCGATATCTTTGAAAGCAAATTTAGCTAATCTTTCAGGGATTTCCCGGATAAGATCATCTGAAATTTCATCTAAAATTCTGTATCTGGTAAGGCCGACGCTGGCGGAAAGTATTGGCAAAACTTACTCCTTGAACCGGCTAGGCAGTTAATTGTCGCTGCCGGATTAATTTAGCACTGAGATAAAAACAAACGTAAATGATTAAGTTCATTCTATCGAGAAGTAAAGAGAAAGAAACATGTGTATGCACATTGGTGGCATATTTGGTGCATAATAT harbors:
- the rdgC gene encoding recombination-associated protein RdgC; translation: MPILSASVGLTRYRILDEISDDLIREIPERLAKFAFKDIDHTAEERSFGWVNMDDMLDDKWAVSPPEKAQYFTFSLRLDTRRIQPAVLKKHLQISLNHELAEAKKEGKNFISRDRKREIKEQVTLKLRARSLPIPAVFDVVWNVPENRIYLAATNSKVMDLFTDHFSDTFDLTLEPLTPFFLAMEMLGEEAVQKLESLDPTYFVG